The following proteins are encoded in a genomic region of Papaver somniferum cultivar HN1 unplaced genomic scaffold, ASM357369v1 unplaced-scaffold_10, whole genome shotgun sequence:
- the LOC113326775 gene encoding SUPPRESSOR OF ABI3-5-like — MDFTRHLVQEEWVHISALEGHPVVHQADLRIGGTDSDRRFDMELLSGATYPRKAYRRHMHDRDTHAYSYRGIDSSHDPGFDRPTRFAGRNHADFAPYDNGHDYRHHISRRREDRHERGTDYGRSVYGSDCDKSRKRDGSWERCDSLVCVPDRQSSSWKRDQSPEHSLYRGHYDRQRIRPPRVHIQWKENCDDRRNHEHSSVVPSSTVRVRGLSSEATKEDLYQILAEWGPICNVRILKEKESSTCRGFAFIDFPSVRAARTMMEEVGYDGLIDDGRELSFEYSFKKIKSKSRVLHEKLNSKRRRLRQLERDAVAARAQQQQQEEKEVGEEEGEVDDRDVVEVEDRGGVEEEREVEDREAGEGEAEAEELVQGEGEEQNTEVEDREAGEGETEVEELVQGEGEEKLQQQQQRQLVGELEIGEIRHGPSSYGISAAMSCEELEERMDCIKEDPYLKVVIEDIEIGGPDVMMRYLSDPEVLWKLGHAMGFTV; from the exons ATGGATTTTACGCGTCATTTAGTTCAGGAAGAATGGGTCCATATCAGT GCTCTGGAGGGGCATCCTGTGGTTCATCAGGCAGACCTTCG GATTGGTGGTACTGATAGTGATAGAAGGTTTGACATGGAATTGTTAAGTGGGGCAACATACCCTCGGAAGGCTTATCGCCGACACATGCATGACAGGGATACCCATGCATATAGCTATCGTGGCATTGATAGCTCCCACGATCCTGGGTTTGACAGGCCTACAAGGTTTGCTGGTCGTAATCATGCTGATTTTGCACCTTATGATAATGGTCATGATTATAGGCATCATATCTCCAGAAGAAGGGAGGATAGGCATGAAAGAGGTACCGATTATGGCCGGTCCGTCTACGGTTCTGATTGTGACAAAAGCAGAAAAAGAGATGGTAGTTGGGAGAGGTGCGATTCCCTTGTTTGTGTTCCTGATAGACAAAGTTCAAGTTGGAAGCGAGATCAAAGTCCAGAACATTCTCTGTATCGTGGACATTATGATCGTCAGAGAATAAGGCCTCCTCGAGTTCACATCCAGTGGAAGGAAAATTGCGATGACAGACGAAATCATGAACATTCTTCAGTG GTTCCATCTTCAACCGTTAGGGTGAGGGGTTTGTCAAGCGAGGCCACTAAGGAAGATCTTTATCAGATTCTA GCAGAATGGGGACCCATTTGTAATGTCAGAATTTTAAAGGAAAAGGAATCCAGCACCTGTCGTGGATTTGCATTTATTGATTTTCCTTCAGTG AGAGCGGCTCGTACTATGATGGAGGAAGTTGGATATGATGGCCTCATTGATGATGGGAGAGAGCTGTCTTTTGAGTACAG TTTTAAAAAGATCAAATCGAAGAGTCGTGTCCTGCACGAAAAGCTAAATAGCAAGAGAAGAAGGCTACGACAATTAGAAAGAGATGCAGTTGCTGCACGtgcacagcaacaacaacaagaagaaaaggaGGTGGGAGAGGAGGAAGGAGAAGTAGATGATAGAGATGTGGTAGAAGTAGAAGATAGGGGGGGTGTGGAGGAGGAAAGAGAAGTAGAAGACAGAGAAGCGGGAGAAGGAGAAGCAGAAGCAGAAGAACTAGtacaaggagaaggagaagaacaaaATACAGAAGTAGAAGACAGAGAAGCAGGAGAAGGAGAAACAGAAGTGGAAGAACTAGttcaaggagaaggagaagaaaaactacagcagcagcagcaacggcaACTAGTAGGAGAACTTGAGATTGGTGAAATCCGGCATGGGCCTTCTTCATATGGTATTTCTGCTGCTATGTCTTGTGAGGAACTTGAAGAAAGAATGGATTGCATCAAGGAAGATCCATATTTAAAAGTTGTTATAGAAGATATTGAGATCGGTGGTCCAGATGTAATGATGAG GTACTTGAGTGATCCCGAGGTCCTATGGAAGTTGGGGCATGCTATGGGTTTTACGGTTTAA
- the LOC113326953 gene encoding cyclin-dependent kinase C-2-like isoform X2, producing MAVAAPGQLNLYASPAFGSRNVDCFDKLEQIGEGTYGLVYKARDVLTGDIVALKKIRTDKEKEGFPITAMREIKILKKLRHQNVIKLKEIVTSTGPKNDEQGKPGPTVGNKYKGDIYMVFEYMDHDFSGLSKRGVRFSVPQIKCYMKQLLTGLHYCHLNEVLHRDIKAANLLVDNEGNLKLADFGLARSLSNDHQGNLTNEVITLWYRPPEILLGATKYGPAIDMWSVGCIFAELLQGKPILPGKDRTMQLDMIFKLCGSPNEVNWPGVSKFPWYNNFKPKKPTERCLRETFRQHGRHAVELLDKMMTLDPSQRISAKDALNAEYFWTHPLPCDPKSLPKYETSHEFKVRQQQRQQEEAAKRQKLQHSHAPPYQQSRYPPLHPGANQPIHTSQPPVAAGASHHYGKSRGPSGGPSRFNPNRASQGGGGGGYNAGSYPPSPQGRGPPYAANAMPGPRGGGSNYSRTSSSYRPQNGPYSRGSSSGRDTLGNDSKSHQQHYYSRHYNGDRG from the exons ATGGCTGTAGCCGCCCCTGGGCAGCTCAATCTCTATGCGTCCCCTGCTTTTGGATCCCGCAACGTTGATTGTTTTGACAAGTTGGAGCAGATTGGTGAAGGAACATATGG TCTAGTTTACAAGGCTAGAGACGTCTTAACAGGGGATATTGTTGCCCTTAAGAAGATTCGAACGGACAAGGAGAAAGAAGGG TTCCCTATAACTGCCATGCGAGAAATTAAAATTCTAAAGAAATTGCGTCATCAAAATGTTATTAAGCTGAAAGAGATTGTTACCTCCACTG GACCCAAGAACGATGAGCAAGGGAAGCCAG GGCCGACAGTTGGTAACAAGTACAAGGGTGATATCTATATGGTATTTGAATACATGGACCATGACTTTTCTGGGCTTTCTAAACGTGGGGTGCGATTTTCAGTTCCTCAGATCAAG TGCTATATGAAGCAGCTATTGACAGGACTTCATTACTGTCACCTCAATGAAGTACTTCACCGCGACATTAAAG CTGCTAATCTTCTAGTAGATAATGAGGGGAACCTTAAGCTAGCAGATTTTGGCCTTGCAAGATCATTATCCAACGACCATCAAGGGAACCTAACAAATGAAGTGATTACATTGTGGTATAG ACCCCCAGAAATATTGCTCGGAGCTACTAAATATGGACCGGCTATTGACATGTGGTCCGTGGGATGTATTTTCGCGGAGCTTCTGCAAGGAAAACCAATTTTACCTGGCAAAGACAGG ACGATGCAACTGGACATGATTTTTAAGCTCTGTGGATCTCCCAATGAGGTCAACTGGCCTGGTGTCTCCAAGTTTCCATGGTATAACAATTTCAAGCCAAAGAAGCCAACGGAGAGATGTCTTAGGGAAACTTTCAGGCA GCATGGTCGCCATGCTGTGGAGTTATTGGACAAAATGATGACTCTCGACCCATCTCAG AGAATATCAGCCAAAGATGCGCTTAATGCCGAGTATTTCTGGACTCATCCCCTGCCTTGTGATCCCAAGAG TTTGCCTAAATATGAAACGTCACACGAGTTCAAGGTACGCCAGCAGCAGAGGCAACAAGAGGAAGCAGCAAAACGGCAAAAGCTTCAGCACTCACATGCGCCTCCATACCAACAGTCTAGGTACCCTCCACTCCATCCAGGAGCTAACCAGCCTATACATACTTCTCAGCCTCCAGTGGCTGCTGGAGCTAGCCATCATTATGGTAAATCACGAGGACCTTCTGGCGGGCCCTCTAGATTCAACCCAAATCGAGCAAGTcaaggtggtggtggaggaggttaCAACGCTGGCTCATATCCACCATCTCCACAAGGACGTGGACCTCCTTATGCTGCTAACGCAATGCCTGGTCCCCGAGGAGGTGGTAGTAACTACAGTCGTACCAGTTCAAGTTACCGTCCACAGAACGGTCCATATTCACGAGGTTCAAGTTCTGGTCGAGATACGCTAGGCAACGATAGTAAAtcacatcagcaacattattataGTAGGCATTATAATGGTGACAGGGGTTAA
- the LOC113326953 gene encoding cyclin-dependent kinase C-2-like isoform X1: MREIKILKKLRHQNVIKLKEIVTSTGPKNDEQGKPGPTVGNKYKGDIYMVFEYMDHDFSGLSKRGVRFSVPQIKCYMKQLLTGLHYCHLNEVLHRDIKAANLLVDNEGNLKLADFGLARSLSNDHQGNLTNEVITLWYRPPEILLGATKYGPAIDMWSVGCIFAELLQGKPILPGKDRTMQLDMIFKLCGSPNEVNWPGVSKFPWYNNFKPKKPTERCLRETFRQHGRHAVELLDKMMTLDPSQRISAKDALNAEYFWTHPLPCDPKSLPKYETSHEFKVRQQQRQQEEAAKRQKLQHSHAPPYQQSRYPPLHPGANQPIHTSQPPVAAGASHHYGKSRGPSGGPSRFNPNRASQGGGGGGYNAGSYPPSPQGRGPPYAANAMPGPRGGGSNYSRTSSSYRPQNGPYSRGSSSGRDTLGNDSKSHQQHYYSRHYNGDRG; this comes from the exons ATGCGAGAAATTAAAATTCTAAAGAAATTGCGTCATCAAAATGTTATTAAGCTGAAAGAGATTGTTACCTCCACTG GACCCAAGAACGATGAGCAAGGGAAGCCAG GGCCGACAGTTGGTAACAAGTACAAGGGTGATATCTATATGGTATTTGAATACATGGACCATGACTTTTCTGGGCTTTCTAAACGTGGGGTGCGATTTTCAGTTCCTCAGATCAAG TGCTATATGAAGCAGCTATTGACAGGACTTCATTACTGTCACCTCAATGAAGTACTTCACCGCGACATTAAAG CTGCTAATCTTCTAGTAGATAATGAGGGGAACCTTAAGCTAGCAGATTTTGGCCTTGCAAGATCATTATCCAACGACCATCAAGGGAACCTAACAAATGAAGTGATTACATTGTGGTATAG ACCCCCAGAAATATTGCTCGGAGCTACTAAATATGGACCGGCTATTGACATGTGGTCCGTGGGATGTATTTTCGCGGAGCTTCTGCAAGGAAAACCAATTTTACCTGGCAAAGACAGG ACGATGCAACTGGACATGATTTTTAAGCTCTGTGGATCTCCCAATGAGGTCAACTGGCCTGGTGTCTCCAAGTTTCCATGGTATAACAATTTCAAGCCAAAGAAGCCAACGGAGAGATGTCTTAGGGAAACTTTCAGGCA GCATGGTCGCCATGCTGTGGAGTTATTGGACAAAATGATGACTCTCGACCCATCTCAG AGAATATCAGCCAAAGATGCGCTTAATGCCGAGTATTTCTGGACTCATCCCCTGCCTTGTGATCCCAAGAG TTTGCCTAAATATGAAACGTCACACGAGTTCAAGGTACGCCAGCAGCAGAGGCAACAAGAGGAAGCAGCAAAACGGCAAAAGCTTCAGCACTCACATGCGCCTCCATACCAACAGTCTAGGTACCCTCCACTCCATCCAGGAGCTAACCAGCCTATACATACTTCTCAGCCTCCAGTGGCTGCTGGAGCTAGCCATCATTATGGTAAATCACGAGGACCTTCTGGCGGGCCCTCTAGATTCAACCCAAATCGAGCAAGTcaaggtggtggtggaggaggttaCAACGCTGGCTCATATCCACCATCTCCACAAGGACGTGGACCTCCTTATGCTGCTAACGCAATGCCTGGTCCCCGAGGAGGTGGTAGTAACTACAGTCGTACCAGTTCAAGTTACCGTCCACAGAACGGTCCATATTCACGAGGTTCAAGTTCTGGTCGAGATACGCTAGGCAACGATAGTAAAtcacatcagcaacattattataGTAGGCATTATAATGGTGACAGGGGTTAA
- the LOC113325982 gene encoding uncharacterized protein LOC113325982, whose product MAATGKNANNAETVENWHWFLKKLESILGPRVLTFISDRHEGLIQGIRDVFPTFYHDWCYHHLKNNVRSKTNKKKGEHCAAMGLFKECFYSSTHEGFDQGMQKLKDMGCDGLHKFLSEIPVECLSNAHCLGCRYGYMCSNIAESFNSWIKEAKGMPIATLVNWIRLKIMEQMSTRKSKGATYKGFICPRLEKKILASIRAGVQWRITKSGYMEWEVFDGKYTHVVNIARFQCSCRVWFTEQFPCGHAIACMHSNNINVYEYINPYFSIASFRASYDRPIKPIPDYDKPIDVATGDLVNPPTVVGKKHGRPKKKRIPNTSSASFKRPIMCGNCHTQAHHNKTTCPHPPAKKQR is encoded by the exons ATGGCAGCTACCGGGAAGAATGCGAATAATG CTGAAACTGTTGAGAATTGGCATTGgttcttgaagaaactagaatctatCTTGGGTCCTCGTGTACTAACTTTTATTTCGGATCGCCATGAGGGTTTGATCCAAGGGATTCGTGATGTTTTCCCAACTTTCTATCATGATTGGTGTTACCACCATTTGAAGAATAATGTCCGCAGTAAGACCAACAAGAAAAAGGGAGAGCATTGTGCTGCGATGGGTTTGTTCAAAGAATGTTTCTATTCATCGACTCATGAAGGCTTTGATCAGGGTATGCAAAAGTTGAAGGATATGGGATGTGATGGTCTTCACAAATTCTTGAGTGAGATTCCAGTGGAATGTTTGTCCAATGCACATTGTCTGGGCTGTCGTTACGGCTACATGTGTTCAAACATTGCAGAGTCCTTCAACTcttggatcaaggaagcaaaaggtATGCCTATTGCAACACTTGTTAACTGGATCAGACTTAAAATTATGGAACAGATGAGTACAAGGAAGAGCAAGGGGGCGACATATAAAGGATTCATTTGTCCCAGGCTAGAGAAAAAAATATTGGCTTCCATTCGTGCTGGTGTCCAGTGGAGAATAACCAAGTCTGGTTACATGGAGTGGGAAGTTTTTGATGGAAAGTACACGCATGTTGTTAATATTGCGAGGTTTCAGTGCAGCTGTAGGGTTTGGTTTACTGAGCAGTTCCCTTGTGGTCATGCTATTGCGTGTATGCATTCAAATAACATCAATGTTTACGAGTACATTAATCCGTATTTCAGCATTGCTAGCTTCCGTGCTTCGTATGATCGTCCTATCAAGCCCATTCCCGATTACGACAAGCCTATTGATGTTGCTACTGGAGATCTCGTGAACCCACCAACTGTCGtaggaaaaaaacatggtaggCCGAAGAAGAAGCGGATTCCTAACACAAGTAGTGCAAGTTTCAAGAGACCAATTATGTGCGGTAACTGCCATACTCAGGCACATCATAACAAGACGACGTGTCCTCATCCTCCTGCGAAAAAGCAACGTTAA